Genomic DNA from Vibrio vulnificus CMCP6:
AGGCTTTGACCTGCGCACGTTTGAAGTCGAAGCGCGTCCAGTAACGCCGGTAAACGATCTGCGCATGGGCATGAGTTTAGTGGTTGAGCTGTAAAGGTTAGCCAATGAAACCACAACTCTCACAATTGCATGTGTTGAGACACGACAAATGGTTGTTGTCGTGTCTCACTTGGATCCCTATCCTGCTAGCGCTGTTGATTTGGGGCGTGTTCTCAGCGGGCATCGCTCGAGATTTGCCTATCGGCGTGGTGGATAACGCACACAGCACACTCTCGAGAAAGCTAACTCACATGCTGGATGCGTCATCCACGATGAGTGTCGACTATCAGTTTAGCGATGTACTGCAAGCCAAAAATGCCATGATCGAAGGAAAGGTTTATGCCTATGTCATCATTCCGGACCATTTCGATCGCGATATCTACCTGAAACGCGCACCACAAGTCTCGGTGTTTTATAACAGTCAATACATATTGATTGGCCGTTTGATCAATTCTGCCGTAGTGCAAGCCCAAGGCTTCTTTAATGCAAGCCTTGAGACCATGAAATCCTTGAGTCATGGCAATAGCACGGTACAAGGCGCTTTGGGGAACGCTGTCACCATTTCCACGCAAATTTCCCCTTTATTTAACCAAAACACCAACTATGCACAGTTTTTGGTTTCTGCTGTCGTACCGGCGATTTGGCAAATCATGATCGTTGTCTGTTCCATTCTAATTCTCGCCGCCAATTTGCGTGTGTATGCGAGAAAACCGGAACATCTTGATCGATGGCTGGGTACTCAACCATTCAAAGTCATCAGCAAAACACTCGCGGCTTACCTGCCCATCTTCCTCTTGCATGGTTTTGCTTTCCTATTTTGGTTCTATTTCATGCTTGATTGGCCATTCCAAGGCCATTTACTTCCGATCATGATCGCCCAGTTAGCCACCACCATCGCTTGTATGATCATGGGCGCATTCTTTTTCTTCATGACATTGGATGCAGCGCGAGCCATGAGTTTCGCGGGCGCGTTTACTGCCCCAAGCTTAGCGTTTATGGGCATTACTTTCCCAGTTTCAGACATGGGTTCATTGGCGCAATTTTGGCGTAGTTTGCTGCCTATCAGTCACTACATCGAAGTACAAGTCGCACAAGCCAGCTACGGGACGAGCGCGTTAACTTCGCTCACTCATTTGCTACCTATGGTCGGTTACGTACTGCCCGCCTTTTTGGCTGTGGCGCTGGCAAAACGCCATCTAAAGAAAACGGAGGCGACAAATGTCCCTGTTTGAGTTGTTCAAAGCGGAGATAAAAGCCCTTTTCACCAACCCGGTGGTGACACTCACCGTCTTTGGTGGTGTGGTTTTCTATTCATTCCTATACCCGCTTCCGTACGCGAATCAAACCCCTCGGGAACAGACAATATCCGTCGTAAATCTCGACATGAGCGCCACGAGTCTCAAGCTGGAACGTATGGTCGATGCAACACCACAAGTGCATGTTGTCCGTCGCGACTATACGATTGAAGCGGCAAAACAAGCGTTCCTAGAGGGAAAAATCAGCGGCATATTGGTAATTCCAGAGCATTTTTATCGTGATTTGTTGCTTGGAAAAAGCCCGACACTCTCCTATGCAGGCGACGCCTCTTACTTTTTGGTCTATGGCACGGTGGTTGAAGGTCTGGCCCAGACCGGAGGCACTTTAGCTGCACAAGTGAAAGTCTCCAAACTGATCATGGACGGTGTGCCCCTTTCTCTGGCAGCCAACCAATACAGTGCGGTAAAGCTAAATCTGAAACCGACCTTTAACCCTACCATGGGATACGTTGAGTATGTTGTGCCCGCGGTGTTTGTGCTGATCCTTCAGCAGACCTTAATCATGGCGGCGGGTTTGATGGTTGGCACGCAAAAACATGGTCACGGATACTGGACTAGCCAACCTCGTTGGAAGCTACTCGCTGTTAGAACTCTGGTATTGGTTGGTGTGTACTACCTTTTAAGCGCGTACTATTTTGGTGCCAGCTTTACCATGCATCAGGTCAACACTTTAGGCCACGCTACCCAGCTGTTGGCGCTCTTGTTACCCTTCCTCATCGCGTCGTGTTTGGCTGGCTATTGGTTGGGCGAGCTGTTGCCGCGACGAGAGCTTGTCACCCTCGTGGTGCTGATTAGCTCAATGCCACTGATCTTCTTAGCAGGTTTCATTTGGCCTGTAGAGATGATACCAACACCGCTACTATGGCTAGCACAACTGAGCCCAAGCACCAACGCGATCAAAGGATTCTTAGCCCTCAATCAAATGGGCGCGAGTTGGCAACAAATCGCCAACTATTGGAGCACCTTGTGGTTAGTGGCCGCGTTTTGGTTGGTACTTTGTCTCTTCCAAACCGTTCAACAACGACGCGCAGCTAAAAGACTGGTTTAACGGTCTAACACCCGACCATTGATATGCAAAAAGGCTCACTAATTTGAGCCTTTATCAATTGTGAGACAGGTAAAGATCGAGTGACTTAACACTTCTCACAGTAAAAACTTCGATCCATTGAGAATATCTATAAGTTATAAACCACACATAATGATAAGTAGAAGAGCGACCATTTTTTATGGAAAAGGATATCCATTCATCGATTAGTCGTTTTAGCCAACTTATTGATTCTCTCTACCAAGCTCCTGTTCATCCTCGTGGATTCGAACCGTTTCTAGAGCAAATGGTGGGCGAATTTCGTTTGGCCGACGCAGTCTTTCATATTCAGTCAAACTACCGCGGAGAGCTGGTTTCAGGCTGGATGGCCGGCCCACAAATTGATGCCGTCATTGAATACATAGAGCAAGACCTCGCGCGCGGCAATATCATTAACGACTTCATCGCCACAAACCCCATCGGGCGATTTTATTCTTTAGATAAACATATCGGTAGACAACACGACTTAACCCCGCAAGAGCAGAAAGTCGAAGACTGGTTTGACCGCCACGGTTTTTGCGATGTTGCTACCGCTTTGATTGGCCATGCAGATGGCAACATTGCCTTCCTCACTGTGCATCGAAACCAAAGTGAGTCACCACTGGATGAAACCGAACTTTATCTATTGGAAAAGCTGGTCCCTCACATTCAACGTGCCTTTACGCTTTATCAGCAGTTCAAAACCTCACAGCAATACACTAATAATCTTACCCAAATCATCAGCCAGTTGCCTCACGCAGCGCTGCTTTATGACAGCAAAGGCGCTTACGTTGCCGCTAATCACAAAGCGAAAGATCTCATCGCGTTGCAGGAAAACGTTAAGTTGTTACCTAGTGAGCTCAGCTTCCGTGACGCCAGATTACGCCATGAGTTTCTGCTCAATATTCAAGAAACACTGCATCTTGTCAGAGTCAAAAACCAGGATGCGTGTAAGGTGATGCATCTGTCTTCACAACGTGGTGGGCTAACGCTACTGTTTGTCGCAATCGGCTTGGAAGCGCAAACTATTCCACAAGGCTATCCTCTCGCCGCGGAATCCAATCAGCTTATGGAAGAAGGCATTGGCTGCATCATTTATCTCTACGATAGAGAAAAAAGTGCGACACTCAACCCGACTCTCCTCAAGCCGATTTTCAATTTTACCGATGCGGAAACCGAAGTTTGCCAATTGTTGACGTTAGGCTACAGCCGAGATGAAATTGCTCAACTCAGTTACCGCTCTCCTCACACCATCAAAGATCACATCAAATCTATCTACAGTAAAACCGGCACAGGCAAACAATCTGATCTGATTGCCACCATTCTGACCAGTCCAGCACATACCCCCTAAATGGGGGATGTTTCATATTGACAAAATGAATTAATGTAAGTGCAAATATTCACTGATTTTTTAGCGTAGATGGCTGGAAATTGAGCAAGGATGGCTCATTTGAAGAACTCACATTTCGCTCTGGATATTGGGTTCTACTCTAAGTGGCTCCGGCACAGAGCCACTGAATTTTTTCTTGCCATGAAATAGATGTGAATGACGAATTTCCGCACCTTCGTATTGCTGCCTTACTCCATCATCAATGTGACATGGAAGACAAGTAGCCAAGCATAAAAATAACACCGTCATTGGCTAGCGGAATAAACAAGGCCCAGCGTTACGCTGGGCCTTGTTGTTTCTGTTGGTATCAAAAAGAAAATTACTGCAATCCTAAATCTTGCGTAATGGTTCGAATTTGTTTCAAATCCATTTTGTACACTTCGATAAGCTGATCGATCTGGCTTAAACGGGACGACGCTTCATCTTGTTTGTCACACGCATCTGACTTAGCATCCCAGGATTTCCCAGCCAAATAGACTTCACATTCACTCTTCAGCTTGTCAAAAGCGGGCACCAAAGTCTCGCGCTCTTTTTCCAACTTCTCAAGATCTTGGCTAATCTCCATCTCACGACGAAACAGCTCGCGAGATCGCTCAAACATATTCGCCTGCATATCCGCTTGACGGTTGAGTTTTTCATTCTCAACTTGGGTAGAATCAATGCGAGACTGTTGTGTTTTCAATTGCCCTTCCAGAGCGATGTTAAGCTTTTCCATCTCTGTTAGTTGATTCTGCAACTTTTCGATTTCTGCCTGATGCTCTTTCTGACGAATTGCAAGTTCACTCTCCAACTTCGCATCCAGTTCTTTATCTAGCTCGGCTTCACGCGTTTGCAAATTTGCCACCAGCGTACTTCGATCATCAACGGTCGACTTATATTGCTGTTCTAGCGTCTGGTAATTTGCTTCCCATTTCTTGGCAGTAAAATGTGAGCCGAGTAATCCACCAAAGGCCATGCCTAAAATGGCTGCAACCGCTATATAGACAACCGTTTTGTTATCACGCTCTTCAATCACGACCACATCATCTTGATCGTCATGATGATTATTTGACGATGTCACCACATTTCACTCCAATATGAATTACTAAGCTACTTAATCAGCTCGCTCGCAACCAGAACAATCGTATAGACGGCAAATATCCCTAGCAACGTCACAACAATCCCTTTCTGAATTTTTTCGTT
This window encodes:
- a CDS encoding chromosome segregation ATPase, whose product is MVTSSNNHHDDQDDVVVIEERDNKTVVYIAVAAILGMAFGGLLGSHFTAKKWEANYQTLEQQYKSTVDDRSTLVANLQTREAELDKELDAKLESELAIRQKEHQAEIEKLQNQLTEMEKLNIALEGQLKTQQSRIDSTQVENEKLNRQADMQANMFERSRELFRREMEISQDLEKLEKERETLVPAFDKLKSECEVYLAGKSWDAKSDACDKQDEASSRLSQIDQLIEVYKMDLKQIRTITQDLGLQ
- a CDS encoding ABC transporter permease, producing MSLFELFKAEIKALFTNPVVTLTVFGGVVFYSFLYPLPYANQTPREQTISVVNLDMSATSLKLERMVDATPQVHVVRRDYTIEAAKQAFLEGKISGILVIPEHFYRDLLLGKSPTLSYAGDASYFLVYGTVVEGLAQTGGTLAAQVKVSKLIMDGVPLSLAANQYSAVKLNLKPTFNPTMGYVEYVVPAVFVLILQQTLIMAAGLMVGTQKHGHGYWTSQPRWKLLAVRTLVLVGVYYLLSAYYFGASFTMHQVNTLGHATQLLALLLPFLIASCLAGYWLGELLPRRELVTLVVLISSMPLIFLAGFIWPVEMIPTPLLWLAQLSPSTNAIKGFLALNQMGASWQQIANYWSTLWLVAAFWLVLCLFQTVQQRRAAKRLV
- a CDS encoding ABC transporter permease is translated as MKPQLSQLHVLRHDKWLLSCLTWIPILLALLIWGVFSAGIARDLPIGVVDNAHSTLSRKLTHMLDASSTMSVDYQFSDVLQAKNAMIEGKVYAYVIIPDHFDRDIYLKRAPQVSVFYNSQYILIGRLINSAVVQAQGFFNASLETMKSLSHGNSTVQGALGNAVTISTQISPLFNQNTNYAQFLVSAVVPAIWQIMIVVCSILILAANLRVYARKPEHLDRWLGTQPFKVISKTLAAYLPIFLLHGFAFLFWFYFMLDWPFQGHLLPIMIAQLATTIACMIMGAFFFFMTLDAARAMSFAGAFTAPSLAFMGITFPVSDMGSLAQFWRSLLPISHYIEVQVAQASYGTSALTSLTHLLPMVGYVLPAFLAVALAKRHLKKTEATNVPV
- a CDS encoding helix-turn-helix transcriptional regulator: MEKDIHSSISRFSQLIDSLYQAPVHPRGFEPFLEQMVGEFRLADAVFHIQSNYRGELVSGWMAGPQIDAVIEYIEQDLARGNIINDFIATNPIGRFYSLDKHIGRQHDLTPQEQKVEDWFDRHGFCDVATALIGHADGNIAFLTVHRNQSESPLDETELYLLEKLVPHIQRAFTLYQQFKTSQQYTNNLTQIISQLPHAALLYDSKGAYVAANHKAKDLIALQENVKLLPSELSFRDARLRHEFLLNIQETLHLVRVKNQDACKVMHLSSQRGGLTLLFVAIGLEAQTIPQGYPLAAESNQLMEEGIGCIIYLYDREKSATLNPTLLKPIFNFTDAETEVCQLLTLGYSRDEIAQLSYRSPHTIKDHIKSIYSKTGTGKQSDLIATILTSPAHTP